The following proteins come from a genomic window of Brevibacillus antibioticus:
- a CDS encoding homogentisate 1,2-dioxygenase encodes MAFYQRMGEVPQKRHTTFYKPDGGLYREQVMGTKGFSGIQSILYHHNPPTQVRETRKYADVRLEYVEQVDLKHQHFKTFDVQPGGDPIFGRRYMLGNNDVVMAVCAPTEPMDYFYRNADGDEVVFVHQGEGELQTIFGTLTYKPGDYLVIPIGTTYRIVPSVQSRFLVIESQNEIVPPKRYRNEHGQLLEHSPFCERDIRLPEKLVTYVESGDFEVRVKRQSVVYSYFFDFHPFDVVGWDGYLYPYALSVHDFEPITGRIHQPPPVHQTFAGQNFVICSFVPRMYDYHPQAIPAPYYHSNVESDEVLYYVEGNFMSRNGIYEGSITLHPMGIPHGPHPGKVEASIGKKETQELAVMLDTFHPLHVTKQALEIEDEAYMSSWLPPKE; translated from the coding sequence ATGGCTTTTTATCAACGAATGGGGGAAGTTCCACAAAAGCGGCATACGACGTTTTACAAGCCGGATGGGGGACTGTACCGCGAGCAAGTGATGGGAACCAAAGGGTTTTCCGGGATTCAATCGATTCTGTATCACCACAATCCGCCTACCCAAGTAAGGGAGACGCGCAAATACGCAGATGTCCGCTTGGAATATGTAGAACAGGTTGATTTAAAGCATCAGCATTTTAAAACGTTTGATGTTCAGCCAGGCGGAGACCCGATTTTCGGACGTCGCTACATGCTGGGGAATAACGATGTCGTCATGGCAGTATGCGCACCGACAGAGCCGATGGATTACTTCTATCGCAATGCGGATGGGGATGAAGTTGTCTTTGTCCATCAAGGAGAGGGAGAGCTGCAAACGATTTTCGGTACACTCACTTACAAGCCGGGTGACTACCTCGTCATTCCGATCGGCACGACCTACCGGATTGTACCTTCTGTGCAGAGCCGTTTCCTCGTCATCGAGTCCCAGAATGAGATCGTGCCACCAAAGCGTTATCGCAACGAGCACGGACAATTGTTGGAACATTCGCCGTTTTGTGAACGTGACATTCGTTTGCCGGAAAAACTGGTGACGTATGTGGAAAGCGGAGACTTCGAGGTGCGCGTCAAACGCCAATCCGTGGTCTACAGCTACTTTTTTGACTTTCATCCGTTTGATGTCGTGGGCTGGGACGGATATTTGTATCCGTATGCACTGAGTGTTCATGATTTTGAACCGATTACTGGACGTATACATCAACCGCCACCTGTCCATCAAACCTTTGCCGGTCAAAACTTTGTCATCTGCTCGTTCGTTCCGCGGATGTACGACTATCATCCCCAAGCGATCCCTGCGCCTTACTACCATAGTAACGTAGAAAGTGACGAGGTGTTATACTACGTAGAAGGCAATTTTATGAGCAGAAACGGTATTTACGAGGGTTCGATCACTCTGCATCCAATGGGGATACCTCATGGGCCGCATCCAGGTAAGGTAGAGGCGAGCATTGGGAAAAAAGAAACGCAGGAGCTGGCTGTCATGCTGGACACATTCCACCCGCTTCACGTCACAAAGCAAGCGTTGGAAATTGAGGATGAGGCATATATGTCAAGCTGGTTGCCACCGAAGGAATAG
- a CDS encoding MBL fold metallo-hydrolase, whose amino-acid sequence MMRVEQISANIWCIKAWLLIPLRVWIVREEDGITLVDAGMPFMTKRIMAFIKQLNAGPLKRILLTHGHSDHVGAVEKIVAAESVPVYAHRIEIPYMEGKELYPRRKKLEVNVQPGLAQPLPEDTEGNIAPIGGLQPYLTPGHSPGHVVYYHEKDGVLLAGDLFTSKRGKLHRPMPMFTADMAQALKSSLIVRQLRPRHLEVCHGKPIENPAEQLDDYLKEVSTSFSIPTSVWQS is encoded by the coding sequence ATGATGAGAGTGGAGCAAATCTCGGCCAACATTTGGTGTATCAAAGCGTGGTTGTTGATTCCTTTGCGGGTCTGGATTGTCAGGGAGGAAGATGGCATTACGCTTGTCGATGCGGGGATGCCATTTATGACGAAACGGATTATGGCCTTTATTAAGCAGTTGAATGCAGGACCACTCAAGCGAATTTTGCTGACGCACGGTCATTCGGATCACGTGGGGGCCGTTGAAAAAATTGTGGCGGCTGAATCCGTACCGGTCTATGCCCATCGAATCGAGATTCCGTATATGGAAGGAAAAGAGCTGTATCCGCGTCGTAAAAAGTTGGAAGTAAACGTCCAGCCTGGCTTGGCTCAGCCTTTGCCGGAGGATACCGAAGGGAATATAGCTCCCATTGGCGGACTGCAACCTTATCTGACACCTGGTCATTCTCCGGGGCATGTGGTGTATTATCACGAAAAGGATGGCGTGCTTTTGGCGGGAGACTTGTTTACTTCCAAACGCGGCAAACTGCATCGTCCCATGCCGATGTTTACGGCGGATATGGCCCAAGCACTCAAAAGCAGCTTGATCGTCCGCCAATTGCGACCACGTCATTTGGAAGTGTGCCATGGTAAACCGATCGAAAATCCGGCAGAACAGCTCGATGATTATTTGAAAGAAGTCTCTACTTCTTTTTCGATTCCAACGAGTGTTTGGCAATCATAG
- a CDS encoding pyruvate carboxylase codes for MKKRKINRLLVANRGEIAIRIFRAATELGIRTVAVYSEQDNVSIHRFKADESYLVGAGKGPIEAYLDIESIIEIAKRNDIDAIHPGYGFLAENAEFAKRCQEEGIIFIGPSPELIDKFGDKVEARRLAIEAKIPVIPGTPEPIETLQEALLFAKEYGYPIIIKGVSGGGGRGMRIVRSQDELQDSLDRARSEARSSFGNAKVYLERYLEQPKHIEVQILGDNHGNIVHLYERDCSVQRRHQKVVEVAPSLSLDDKLRGDICQAALTLMQKAGYSNAGTVEFLLTPDKRFYFIEVNPRIQVEHTITELITGIDIVQSQIRVAEGHALSDEEIGISAQSDIQMSGFAIQCRVTTEDAENNFLPDAGRLSAWRSGGGFGVRLDGGNGYPGAIITPFYDSLLVKISTYGASFDQAARKMLRTLREFRIRGVKTNLPFLENVVTHPDFLSGNYDTSFIDTKPELFIFPGRQDRGTKLLSYIGDTIVNGYPGLQKSEKKPHFDSPRIPRTPFTQPYPDGTKQILDKEGADGLVRWIQAQKQVLVTDTTFRDAHQSLFATRVRTYDLASIAEATGKLGSGLFSLEMWGGATFDTTMRFLQESPWERLQILRQRIPNVLFQMLLRGANGVGYTNYPDNVIHSFVKASAENGIDVFRIFDSLNWLPGMQTAIEAVRESGKVAEAAICYTGDILDPTKTKYSLAYYVNLAKELEKAGAHILAIKDMAGLLKPYAAYSLVSALKQEISIPIHLHTHDTSGNAGAMLLKAIEAGVDIVDACVSSMSGLTSQPSLNGLIATLAHTERETGLSLESFNKLSDYWEDVRPYYQGFESGMKASNTEVYVHEMPGGQYTNLEQQAKAVGLEGRWDEVKQMYAVVNQMCGDIVKVTPSSKVVGDMALFMVQNNLNEENIWEKGTRLDFPDSVIQFFQGYLGQPPGGFPKELQELVLKGRDAFTARPGELLAPIDFSQVAAELEAKIGREPSHLDILSSIMYPQVYLQFEQRMKEYGDLSVLNTGTFFYGLRPGEETAITIERGKTLIIKLVAVGELHPDGRRIIYFELNGQPREIFIRDHSAKVSELIRRKAEAQNPAHLGASMPGKVLKVLVAEGDKVRKGEHLLVSEAMKMETTIQAPLDGKIKAVYVKAGEAIQTGDLLIEME; via the coding sequence ATGAAAAAGAGAAAAATCAATCGCCTACTGGTAGCAAACCGCGGTGAGATCGCCATTCGGATCTTTCGTGCAGCAACGGAACTCGGCATACGTACAGTAGCTGTATACTCCGAGCAGGACAACGTTTCTATCCATCGCTTCAAGGCTGACGAGTCTTACTTGGTCGGAGCGGGAAAAGGGCCTATTGAGGCTTACCTCGATATCGAAAGTATCATCGAAATTGCCAAGCGCAACGATATCGATGCCATTCACCCAGGCTATGGATTTCTTGCTGAAAACGCTGAGTTTGCAAAGCGTTGCCAAGAGGAAGGCATCATTTTCATTGGACCATCCCCTGAGCTGATCGACAAATTCGGGGACAAGGTAGAAGCCCGTCGTCTTGCAATTGAAGCGAAAATCCCAGTGATTCCAGGCACTCCGGAGCCAATCGAAACACTCCAAGAGGCGCTTCTCTTTGCCAAAGAATACGGCTACCCCATCATTATTAAAGGCGTATCTGGCGGCGGAGGCCGTGGCATGCGTATCGTCCGCAGTCAGGATGAATTGCAAGATTCGTTAGATCGCGCCCGTTCCGAGGCCCGCTCATCCTTCGGCAATGCCAAGGTGTATTTAGAGCGATACTTGGAACAGCCCAAACACATCGAGGTCCAAATTCTCGGTGACAACCATGGAAACATCGTCCATTTGTATGAGCGCGATTGCTCTGTTCAACGGCGCCATCAAAAAGTGGTCGAAGTAGCACCGAGCCTATCGTTGGATGACAAGCTACGTGGAGATATTTGCCAGGCTGCTCTCACTCTCATGCAAAAAGCCGGTTATTCGAACGCTGGTACTGTCGAGTTTTTGTTAACGCCGGACAAGCGTTTTTATTTTATAGAAGTCAATCCTCGCATTCAAGTAGAGCATACCATCACGGAGCTTATCACTGGAATCGACATTGTTCAGTCGCAGATTCGCGTAGCTGAGGGTCATGCGCTCTCCGATGAGGAGATTGGCATCAGTGCGCAAAGTGATATCCAGATGAGTGGTTTTGCCATCCAATGCCGTGTCACAACAGAAGATGCTGAAAACAACTTCCTGCCAGATGCCGGTCGCTTGTCCGCCTGGCGTTCTGGTGGAGGCTTCGGCGTAAGGCTGGATGGCGGTAATGGTTATCCAGGCGCGATCATTACACCGTTTTATGACTCGCTACTGGTCAAAATCTCCACGTATGGCGCGAGCTTTGATCAAGCCGCTCGGAAAATGCTGCGAACTTTGCGTGAGTTCCGTATTCGTGGCGTGAAAACGAACCTGCCGTTTTTGGAAAATGTCGTGACACATCCTGATTTTTTGAGTGGCAACTACGATACGTCGTTTATTGATACCAAACCAGAGCTGTTCATCTTCCCTGGTCGTCAAGACCGGGGTACAAAATTACTATCTTATATCGGAGACACGATTGTCAACGGATATCCTGGTCTCCAGAAATCGGAGAAAAAGCCGCACTTTGACTCGCCTCGCATCCCGCGGACACCATTTACTCAGCCATATCCGGACGGCACGAAGCAAATTCTGGACAAAGAAGGTGCCGACGGTCTGGTACGCTGGATTCAGGCGCAGAAGCAGGTGCTCGTTACAGACACGACATTCCGCGATGCCCACCAGTCTTTGTTTGCTACGCGTGTGCGCACCTATGATCTCGCCTCCATTGCAGAGGCGACAGGCAAGCTCGGTTCTGGCCTTTTCTCGCTGGAGATGTGGGGAGGTGCTACTTTTGACACGACTATGCGCTTTTTGCAGGAATCTCCCTGGGAGCGGCTACAAATTCTCCGCCAGCGCATACCGAATGTTTTGTTCCAAATGCTTTTGCGCGGAGCAAATGGCGTAGGCTACACCAACTACCCAGATAATGTGATTCACTCCTTCGTCAAAGCATCTGCAGAAAATGGCATTGATGTCTTCCGGATTTTTGACAGCCTGAACTGGCTTCCTGGCATGCAAACAGCCATTGAAGCCGTTCGTGAATCCGGCAAGGTAGCCGAAGCAGCGATTTGCTACACCGGAGATATTCTCGACCCGACCAAGACCAAGTACAGCTTGGCCTACTATGTCAATCTGGCGAAGGAATTGGAAAAAGCAGGTGCCCATATTCTCGCGATCAAGGATATGGCAGGTCTTTTGAAGCCGTATGCTGCTTATTCGCTCGTCTCTGCCTTAAAACAAGAAATCAGCATTCCGATCCATCTGCACACTCACGATACGTCTGGCAATGCTGGAGCCATGCTTCTGAAAGCGATCGAAGCAGGCGTGGATATCGTCGATGCTTGCGTCAGCTCCATGTCTGGACTCACTTCCCAGCCAAGCTTGAACGGGTTGATCGCAACCCTTGCCCATACGGAGCGTGAGACGGGCTTATCTCTTGAATCGTTCAACAAGCTGTCTGATTACTGGGAGGATGTACGTCCGTACTACCAAGGCTTTGAGAGCGGCATGAAAGCGAGCAACACGGAGGTATACGTTCACGAAATGCCAGGCGGACAATACACCAATCTGGAGCAGCAAGCTAAAGCCGTTGGTCTGGAAGGTCGTTGGGACGAAGTGAAGCAGATGTATGCTGTGGTCAATCAAATGTGTGGTGACATTGTAAAAGTGACCCCTTCTTCCAAGGTCGTCGGTGATATGGCGCTGTTCATGGTCCAAAACAACTTGAATGAGGAAAACATTTGGGAGAAAGGAACACGCCTCGACTTTCCGGATTCCGTCATTCAATTTTTCCAAGGGTATCTTGGCCAACCGCCAGGCGGATTCCCCAAGGAGTTACAGGAACTCGTGCTAAAAGGCCGCGATGCCTTTACTGCACGTCCTGGCGAATTGCTCGCACCCATTGACTTTTCGCAAGTTGCTGCTGAGCTGGAAGCCAAAATCGGACGTGAACCCAGTCATTTAGACATCCTGTCCTCTATCATGTATCCGCAAGTCTATTTGCAATTTGAACAACGTATGAAGGAATACGGTGACCTGTCGGTATTGAATACGGGAACGTTTTTCTACGGATTGCGTCCGGGTGAGGAAACTGCCATTACGATTGAGCGCGGTAAAACGCTGATTATCAAGCTGGTCGCAGTCGGCGAGCTTCATCCAGATGGCCGACGCATCATCTATTTTGAACTGAACGGACAGCCACGTGAAATCTTCATCCGAGACCACTCCGCAAAAGTCTCTGAACTGATCCGCCGAAAAGCAGAGGCGCAAAACCCTGCCCATCTCGGTGCTTCTATGCCAGGAAAAGTGCTCAAGGTGCTTGTAGCAGAAGGTGACAAGGTGCGTAAAGGCGAGCATCTTTTGGTGAGTGAAGCGATGAAAATGGAGACGACGATTCAGGCCCCACTCGACGGAAAAATTAAAGCCGTCTATGTAAAAGCAGGCGAAGCCATTCAAACCGGCGATCTGCTCATTGAAATGGAGTAG
- a CDS encoding TetR/AcrR family transcriptional regulator: MTEAKRPRVPREKAQEIILNAAEELFYQEGIHAVSVDAIVERAGMNKMSVYRQFSSKTDLILAYMKRKQDVFWQEWEESIAKHPNRPREQLIQFFADLAERATNEQFRGCCFINIAVEFPDPVHPVRELVCSHQKRIRDAFLDRTTALGAAHPCELAYTLILLMEGTYADSQTYGTDSAAIRMVPAIVEKVLDQALHN; encoded by the coding sequence ATGACGGAAGCAAAACGGCCTCGCGTGCCTCGTGAAAAAGCACAAGAGATCATCTTGAACGCTGCGGAAGAATTGTTTTATCAAGAAGGGATCCATGCCGTCAGTGTAGACGCCATCGTCGAGCGTGCTGGAATGAATAAAATGAGCGTCTACCGGCAGTTTTCCTCGAAAACGGACCTGATTCTCGCCTACATGAAGCGCAAGCAAGACGTTTTTTGGCAAGAGTGGGAAGAGAGCATCGCGAAACATCCTAATCGGCCACGAGAGCAACTCATTCAGTTTTTTGCTGATCTGGCTGAGCGCGCGACCAACGAACAGTTTCGCGGGTGTTGCTTTATCAATATAGCTGTCGAGTTTCCTGATCCGGTTCATCCTGTTCGCGAGTTGGTTTGCTCCCATCAGAAACGAATCCGCGACGCTTTTTTGGATCGCACGACTGCTCTTGGCGCTGCGCATCCATGCGAGTTGGCCTATACGCTTATCTTGTTAATGGAAGGTACTTATGCGGATAGCCAGACGTACGGAACCGATAGTGCAGCGATCCGCATGGTTCCTGCCATCGTAGAAAAAGTTTTGGATCAAGCGCTTCACAATTAA
- a CDS encoding RluA family pseudouridine synthase, translating to MLEELISFTVDEADAGQTVREVLQKRYGVSRRLLIRAKFKGSITRNGVLVFVNEKLHAGDKIAVMVEEEAEETVAPEDMPLSIRYEDEDLMVIAKPAGLVVHPTGNHPSGTLANGMIAYWKKRGEHRKFRAVNRLDKDTSGLMIVAKNQWAHEQFSRMQQIRTLQRTYRAIVQGIVESDEGTIDASIGLAENSFITRQVRPDGQTAVTHYRVLARGEGMSFVEVKLETGRTHQIRVHMSSEGHPLAGDDLYGGEREHIGRQALHAWGLSFVHPRSGRAMSWEEPLPSDMEQLAQQFFPDYPCKEMT from the coding sequence ATGCTAGAAGAATTAATAAGCTTCACGGTCGATGAGGCAGATGCAGGGCAAACCGTGCGAGAAGTACTGCAAAAGCGGTATGGTGTATCGCGTCGCTTGCTCATTCGTGCCAAGTTTAAAGGCTCCATTACACGGAATGGCGTCCTCGTATTTGTAAACGAAAAATTGCATGCTGGCGATAAAATAGCAGTCATGGTTGAAGAAGAGGCGGAAGAGACCGTTGCCCCAGAGGACATGCCGCTCTCCATCCGATACGAGGACGAGGATTTGATGGTCATCGCAAAGCCAGCGGGATTGGTTGTTCATCCGACAGGAAATCATCCCAGTGGAACTTTGGCAAACGGGATGATCGCGTATTGGAAAAAGCGTGGCGAGCACAGAAAGTTCCGAGCGGTGAACCGTTTGGATAAAGATACATCAGGCTTGATGATCGTGGCGAAAAATCAATGGGCGCACGAACAATTCAGCCGCATGCAGCAGATCAGGACATTACAGCGGACTTATCGAGCAATCGTTCAAGGGATCGTGGAATCAGACGAAGGTACGATTGATGCATCGATTGGCCTTGCAGAAAATTCGTTTATCACCAGACAGGTAAGGCCGGATGGGCAGACAGCTGTTACCCATTATCGTGTGCTTGCCCGAGGGGAAGGAATGAGTTTTGTCGAGGTGAAGCTGGAGACGGGGCGTACGCATCAGATTCGCGTACATATGAGTAGTGAGGGGCACCCACTTGCCGGAGATGATCTGTACGGGGGAGAACGGGAGCATATCGGCAGACAAGCTTTGCATGCATGGGGGCTATCCTTTGTCCATCCGCGTAGCGGTCGTGCGATGAGCTGGGAGGAGCCGCTGCCAAGTGATATGGAGCAGCTAGCCCAGCAATTTTTTCCCGATTATCCGTGCAAGGAAATGACTTAG
- a CDS encoding flavin reductase family protein: MEIAIHEIERQEKYKLLIGCIVPRPIAWVTSIGEGGIVNAAPFSYFNVASIEPMMVSVAVMRKPGSVPKDTARNIIQTGEFVVNMVDVHNVDAVNQTSADYPPEISEAEALGLEVAPSVRVKVPRLCASRIHFECKLHQIVELGSPTTSDLIIGEVVHVHVADELYHAGRIDATAFAPVSRLAGHTYATLGEQFDRPRPIYEPPVK; the protein is encoded by the coding sequence ATGGAAATCGCTATTCACGAGATTGAACGTCAAGAAAAATACAAGCTCTTAATCGGATGTATCGTCCCGCGGCCGATCGCTTGGGTCACCTCGATAGGGGAGGGAGGAATCGTCAATGCCGCTCCTTTCAGCTATTTTAATGTCGCCAGCATTGAACCGATGATGGTTTCGGTTGCTGTCATGCGCAAGCCGGGTAGTGTCCCAAAAGATACGGCACGAAACATCATCCAAACGGGAGAATTCGTGGTCAACATGGTGGACGTCCACAATGTGGATGCAGTCAATCAGACTTCTGCTGATTATCCGCCAGAGATCAGTGAAGCAGAAGCATTGGGGCTGGAAGTCGCCCCATCTGTTCGCGTCAAGGTGCCAAGACTATGCGCATCCCGCATCCATTTTGAGTGCAAGCTGCATCAGATTGTGGAATTAGGTAGTCCGACGACTTCGGATCTGATAATCGGGGAAGTGGTGCATGTACATGTAGCGGATGAGCTGTATCATGCAGGACGGATTGATGCGACAGCGTTTGCCCCCGTTAGCCGATTAGCGGGTCATACGTATGCGACTTTGGGTGAACAGTTTGATCGTCCGCGCCCTATTTATGAGCCGCCTGTCAAATAA
- the tpx gene encoding thiol peroxidase: protein MTTAVERQGAFVFKGGPVTLLGPEIKVGDTAPNFTVVGGDLSPVTLEDSKGTVRIISVIPSIDTGVCDAQTRRFNEEAAKLEGVTVLTVSVDLPFAQNRWCGAAGIDKVKTVSDHKDLSFGTAYGVAIKEFRLLARAVFVIDANDKVVHAEYVAAAGEHPNYEAAIAAAQAAK from the coding sequence ATGACAACTGCTGTTGAGCGTCAAGGCGCATTTGTATTCAAAGGTGGTCCTGTAACACTGCTTGGTCCTGAAATCAAAGTAGGAGATACTGCTCCTAACTTTACTGTAGTAGGTGGCGATCTGTCCCCTGTAACTTTGGAAGACTCCAAAGGTACTGTTCGCATCATCTCCGTAATCCCTTCTATTGACACTGGCGTGTGTGATGCACAAACTCGCCGTTTCAACGAAGAGGCTGCGAAATTGGAAGGCGTTACAGTGCTGACAGTTTCCGTTGACCTGCCATTCGCGCAAAACCGCTGGTGCGGTGCTGCTGGCATCGACAAAGTGAAAACAGTATCTGACCATAAAGACCTGTCCTTCGGTACAGCTTATGGCGTAGCGATCAAAGAATTCCGCCTCTTGGCTCGCGCTGTATTCGTAATCGATGCAAACGACAAGGTTGTACACGCTGAGTATGTGGCTGCTGCTGGTGAGCATCCAAACTACGAAGCTGCGATTGCTGCTGCACAAGCTGCGAAGTAA
- a CDS encoding gamma-glutamylcyclotransferase family protein yields MNVNNQNDKLPVFVYGTLLAGFGNHRNYVNPYKHEATPATIRGEIYHLLAGYPGLLKGEQEVVGEIVTFAPDVYEQALAGLDELETYYGEGDPRNEYERIIVPSTMEGTGQVVNVYVYRYLDQDLVKQTGMHISHGNWRRYMQELSE; encoded by the coding sequence ATGAACGTGAACAATCAAAACGACAAGCTGCCTGTATTTGTGTACGGCACACTTTTGGCGGGCTTTGGAAATCATAGGAATTACGTGAATCCATATAAGCATGAGGCAACACCTGCGACGATTCGAGGCGAGATCTATCATTTGCTGGCAGGCTATCCAGGATTGCTGAAAGGAGAGCAGGAGGTCGTGGGGGAGATCGTTACGTTTGCCCCTGACGTGTACGAGCAAGCACTAGCTGGACTGGATGAGCTGGAGACGTATTATGGCGAGGGTGATCCGCGCAATGAATATGAACGGATCATCGTGCCCTCGACCATGGAAGGAACAGGTCAGGTCGTGAACGTCTACGTTTATCGTTATTTGGATCAAGACCTGGTCAAGCAAACAGGGATGCACATTTCCCATGGGAATTGGCGACGCTACATGCAGGAGCTGTCTGAATAG
- a CDS encoding fumarylacetoacetate hydrolase family protein yields MKLVSYREWERDAWRAGLLHEGKVKDIAHACPGAPSTVLGLLEEWANWLPVLQAAYEAQDGWDLEQVELGSPLPRPASFRDFYAFEAHVMTARAKRGLPMVPEWYHFPVFYFSNAAAFTGTQANIRRPKATEWLDYELEIACVIGKAGVNISVERAEEHIAGYCILNDWSARDIQREEVKVGLGPAKGKDFATSMGPWLVTPDELADVSMTGEKGSRFDLEMVARINGREYSKGNFKDIHYTFAEMIARASEDCYLYPGDVIGSGTVGTGCILELGTEQYAWLAPGDVVELEVERLGVLRNTICE; encoded by the coding sequence ATGAAGCTGGTTTCCTATCGAGAATGGGAAAGGGATGCTTGGCGAGCGGGGCTCTTGCACGAAGGAAAAGTCAAAGATATTGCACATGCTTGTCCCGGGGCGCCGAGTACAGTGCTAGGTTTGCTCGAGGAGTGGGCGAACTGGTTACCTGTTCTCCAAGCAGCATACGAGGCACAGGATGGCTGGGATTTGGAACAAGTCGAGCTAGGTTCGCCACTTCCACGTCCTGCCAGCTTTCGTGACTTTTACGCCTTCGAGGCTCATGTGATGACAGCGCGAGCCAAACGAGGACTTCCGATGGTTCCCGAATGGTATCACTTTCCCGTCTTTTATTTTTCGAATGCAGCGGCTTTTACTGGGACGCAAGCGAATATTCGCAGACCAAAAGCAACCGAGTGGCTGGACTATGAGCTGGAAATCGCCTGCGTGATTGGAAAAGCAGGTGTAAACATTTCAGTAGAACGAGCGGAAGAGCACATCGCAGGATATTGTATCTTAAACGACTGGAGTGCCCGGGATATACAACGGGAAGAGGTCAAGGTCGGCTTAGGACCAGCCAAGGGTAAAGACTTCGCAACCTCCATGGGGCCGTGGCTAGTTACACCGGATGAGCTGGCGGATGTAAGTATGACAGGCGAAAAGGGCAGCCGCTTCGATCTGGAAATGGTGGCACGCATCAATGGTAGGGAGTATTCAAAAGGAAACTTCAAAGACATTCACTATACATTTGCTGAAATGATTGCCCGCGCCTCGGAGGATTGCTACTTGTATCCCGGAGATGTTATTGGATCGGGAACAGTAGGGACTGGCTGCATTTTGGAGCTGGGGACAGAGCAGTATGCTTGGCTTGCACCAGGTGATGTAGTAGAGCTAGAGGTGGAACGCCTCGGTGTGCTTCGCAATACGATTTGTGAATAA
- a CDS encoding PspC domain-containing protein, with amino-acid sequence MMERRLYRSHDKRLFGVCGGIAQFLRIDSTLVRVGVVVLTVFTGVPILLYLLMAMIMPKEPQWSYASDGFPMQDVPYSGHARMNDLDQEIDRLEKRALVQEVYRLREELAKYKGL; translated from the coding sequence ATGATGGAAAGACGACTATACCGTTCTCATGATAAACGGTTATTTGGAGTTTGTGGTGGGATTGCGCAGTTCTTGCGCATTGACTCTACGCTGGTACGTGTAGGAGTGGTCGTTCTCACTGTTTTTACAGGAGTACCGATTTTGCTTTACTTGCTGATGGCGATGATCATGCCAAAGGAACCGCAGTGGTCATACGCTTCTGATGGTTTCCCGATGCAGGATGTTCCATATAGTGGACATGCACGTATGAACGATTTGGATCAGGAGATTGACCGTCTGGAGAAGCGTGCTTTGGTACAGGAAGTGTATCGTCTGCGAGAAGAGTTGGCTAAGTACAAAGGACTTTAA
- a CDS encoding TetR/AcrR family transcriptional regulator codes for MASKQEIRSEETKRAILTAAADLFATRGFDTVSIREIAKAAGCSHTTLYIYFKDKEALLHHLSKEPLQSLALQMEEILSKLGQTPEENLREISRQFIHFCLRNRTMYTLFFMIKATRIDVEEPEKELQTLRNQLFGLLRQAVRRCLPSDIEEEKALAQARIYFYTLHGIVGTYTHSEEPLDSLMERLAPTFALSIDVFLAGSQKIMNRE; via the coding sequence ATGGCAAGCAAACAAGAAATACGCTCAGAAGAAACGAAACGGGCGATTTTGACGGCGGCAGCAGACCTTTTCGCTACCCGAGGCTTTGATACGGTATCCATTAGGGAAATCGCCAAAGCAGCCGGCTGTTCCCATACAACCCTCTATATTTATTTCAAGGACAAAGAAGCACTGCTTCATCATCTGTCTAAGGAACCTTTACAAAGCTTGGCTCTCCAAATGGAAGAAATACTGTCCAAACTAGGACAAACACCAGAAGAGAATCTACGTGAAATCAGCAGACAGTTCATCCACTTTTGCTTGCGCAATCGAACGATGTATACCTTATTCTTCATGATCAAAGCCACACGGATCGATGTAGAGGAACCGGAAAAAGAATTGCAAACGCTGCGCAATCAATTGTTTGGTTTATTGAGGCAGGCTGTAAGGAGATGCTTGCCAAGTGACATAGAGGAAGAAAAAGCGCTGGCCCAAGCACGGATTTACTTCTACACGCTGCATGGCATTGTCGGTACGTATACACATTCCGAAGAACCTTTAGACAGCTTGATGGAAAGGCTAGCACCTACATTTGCTTTATCCATAGATGTCTTTCTCGCCGGAAGTCAAAAAATAATGAACAGGGAGTGA